The following proteins are encoded in a genomic region of Helicobacter macacae MIT 99-5501:
- the fliP gene encoding flagellar type III secretion system pore protein FliP (The bacterial flagellar biogenesis protein FliP forms a type III secretion system (T3SS)-type pore required for flagellar assembly.), protein MFGTFAFGAFPSLAEAAPTTIPSVNLSLSAPDTPAQLVTSLNVVVVLTLLILAPSLVLVMTSFMRLAIVFSFLRTALGTQQSPPTQILISLALVLTFFIMEPVGKEAWEKGVKPYIDEKISYDVAFERASEPFKNFMLKNTREKDLALFYRIRSLPNPQTTADVPLTIAIPAFMISELKTAFMIGFLLYLPFLVIDMVVSSILMAMGMMMVPPVMISLPFKVLVFVLVDGFNLLIGSLVQGFK, encoded by the coding sequence ATTTTTGGCACTTTTGCCTTTGGTGCGTTTCCTAGCCTAGCAGAAGCCGCGCCCACCACTATCCCAAGCGTAAATCTCTCTTTGAGCGCACCAGATACGCCCGCACAGCTTGTTACTTCGCTAAATGTCGTAGTCGTCCTAACGCTACTTATCCTAGCCCCCTCTCTTGTGCTTGTGATGACTAGCTTTATGCGACTTGCCATTGTATTTTCATTCTTGCGCACCGCACTTGGCACACAGCAGTCCCCACCTACGCAGATTCTCATTTCTTTGGCACTTGTGCTGACATTTTTCATAATGGAGCCTGTGGGAAAAGAGGCGTGGGAAAAGGGCGTAAAGCCCTATATCGATGAGAAAATCAGCTATGATGTCGCCTTTGAGCGAGCTAGTGAGCCGTTTAAAAACTTTATGCTAAAAAACACACGAGAAAAAGACTTGGCACTTTTTTATCGTATTCGCTCCTTGCCAAACCCCCAAACCACCGCAGATGTCCCACTCACTATCGCTATACCTGCCTTTATGATTAGTGAGCTAAAGACGGCGTTTATGATAGGATTTTTGCTGTATTTGCCATTTTTGGTTATCGATATGGTGGTAAGCTCCATACTTATGGCTATGGGTATGATGATGGTGCCTCCTGTGATGATTTCGCTACCATTTAAAGTGCTAGTGTTTGTGCTTGTCGATGGGTTTAATCTCCTTATCGGCTCGCTTGTGCAGGGCTTTAAGTAG
- a CDS encoding L,D-transpeptidase family protein, producing MALDKDATRLIQTYRTQGIEKTATLLEQYLQRKDFWASMLQDKDTDFGYFEGYEYLFVSNKSAPNLSLYKITNGNLRLIRQLSALVGKGKGDKRVQGDLTTPIGAYDFTGKLTGLPPYYGPLAYATDYPNNYDKALKRTGGGIWIHGLPLDGNREELNTRGCIAIDNAVLSDFGKMVDYKKAMLITYEGELAKPSKDDLATLLAALYQWREAWKKNNLNAYLAFYHKDFMRIDGSKLNAFKAQKKQVFAKQEQKDIILSNISVVPYPNDEKRVMFRVSFQQDYKAYKNGKISYSSNHYKILYVSYENGKMQILTER from the coding sequence TTGGCACTTGATAAAGACGCCACTAGACTTATCCAAACCTACCGCACACAAGGCATAGAAAAAACCGCCACCCTACTAGAGCAATACTTGCAAAGAAAAGATTTTTGGGCTTCTATGCTTCAAGACAAAGATACGGATTTTGGGTATTTTGAGGGATATGAGTATTTGTTTGTCTCAAACAAATCCGCACCAAACCTATCACTATACAAAATCACAAATGGAAATCTAAGGCTGATTAGACAACTATCCGCACTTGTCGGCAAGGGCAAAGGCGACAAGCGCGTGCAAGGCGACCTAACCACCCCTATCGGTGCGTATGACTTCACAGGCAAGCTCACAGGGCTACCGCCATACTACGGACCGCTAGCCTACGCCACAGACTACCCAAACAACTACGACAAAGCCCTAAAGCGCACAGGTGGAGGGATATGGATACACGGCTTGCCACTTGATGGCAACAGAGAGGAGCTAAACACGCGCGGCTGTATAGCCATAGACAACGCGGTGCTAAGCGATTTTGGCAAAATGGTGGATTATAAAAAAGCTATGCTTATCACTTATGAGGGCGAGCTAGCAAAGCCTAGCAAAGATGACTTAGCCACACTTCTAGCCGCGCTATATCAGTGGCGCGAAGCGTGGAAAAAAAACAATCTAAACGCGTATCTAGCATTCTATCACAAGGACTTTATGCGTATCGATGGCAGTAAGCTAAATGCCTTTAAGGCACAAAAAAAGCAAGTCTTTGCCAAGCAAGAGCAAAAAGACATAATCCTTAGCAATATCTCTGTCGTCCCCTACCCCAATGACGAAAAGCGCGTAATGTTTCGCGTGAGCTTCCAGCAAGACTACAAAGCCTACAAAAACGGCAAAATCAGCTACTCATCAAACCACTACAAAATCCTATATGTATCTTATGAAAATGGCAAAATGCAAATCCTAACCGAACGATAA
- the era gene encoding GTPase Era, which translates to MKEAPKSTMQNQQTTKSLNLQKLETQNQVTAETKEQNQVTKAGFVALIGRPNAGKSSLLNALSGEKLALVSHKANATRSTMHFIIPHTTKQGQNCQIVFIDTPGIHKREKLLNQFMLKSALKAMEECDICAFMCAFGDDLKHYEEFLEIYPQKHIIIISKIDYASNEKLAKYLARFSPFSDRFYALVPISVKKNINLENLLESICTHLPHSPALYDEDMLTTHTSRQIAKEAIREAIFSLCSDEIPYESEVEILSFVESPTNAQNAHKATPITHINASILVSKQSQKLIVVGKNGNSIKRISTYARHKIEEILAQKIFLNLSVIVRKEWAKSKKDLQRLGYNFDL; encoded by the coding sequence ATGAAAGAAGCACCAAAATCCACAATGCAAAATCAGCAAACCACAAAATCGCTAAATCTGCAAAAGCTAGAAACGCAAAATCAAGTAACAGCAGAGACTAAAGAGCAAAATCAAGTAACAAAAGCGGGGTTTGTCGCACTCATAGGACGACCAAATGCAGGAAAATCAAGCCTGCTAAACGCCCTAAGTGGCGAGAAACTAGCCCTAGTCTCTCACAAAGCAAACGCCACTAGAAGCACTATGCACTTTATTATCCCCCACACCACGAAGCAGGGACAAAACTGCCAAATCGTATTTATAGACACCCCGGGCATACACAAGCGCGAAAAACTACTAAATCAGTTTATGCTAAAATCCGCGCTAAAAGCAATGGAGGAGTGCGATATTTGCGCTTTTATGTGTGCTTTTGGTGATGACTTGAAGCACTATGAGGAGTTTTTGGAGATTTATCCACAAAAGCACATTATCATCATTAGCAAGATAGACTATGCAAGCAATGAAAAACTAGCCAAATATCTCGCTAGATTTAGCCCTTTTAGCGATAGATTTTATGCCCTCGTGCCAATAAGTGTCAAAAAAAACATAAACTTAGAGAATCTACTAGAATCTATTTGCACGCATTTGCCACACTCTCCAGCACTATATGATGAGGATATGCTTACCACCCATACAAGTAGGCAAATCGCAAAAGAAGCGATAAGAGAAGCGATATTTAGCCTATGTAGTGATGAGATTCCTTATGAGAGTGAAGTAGAGATTCTCTCTTTTGTAGAATCGCCTACAAACGCGCAAAACGCACACAAAGCCACACCCATAACCCACATAAACGCCAGCATACTCGTATCCAAACAAAGCCAAAAGCTAATCGTAGTAGGCAAAAATGGCAACTCTATAAAACGCATAAGCACATACGCACGCCACAAAATAGAAGAAATCCTAGCCCAAAAAATCTTTTTGAATCTAAGTGTCATCGTCCGCAAAGAGTGGGCAAAAAGCAAAAAAGATTTACAAAGATTAGGCTATAATTTCGACTTATGA